In Rhodopirellula islandica, one DNA window encodes the following:
- a CDS encoding sulfotransferase family protein codes for MKLPDFLIIGAMKAGTTTLYRDLYEHPSVFLPESKEPDDLASDDVLSEAGLANYARLFSSAKADQICGEASTSYTKRPRYEGAAERAVRCLGPDVKLIYIVRDPIRRILSQYHHEFQQEKAGADIDQELSIDSRFVWFSRYFHQISPWVEQFGRNSILVVQFEHYVANRVETLDQITDFLVVPRYTWPDSKGAAFNASSGKPMIRNPLLKRFRDSDVYQRRIKMFFPWHLRRSLSQKLFRPSRVQVPEPREGTLDRIRSVISDDQQKFNELGLKHLGLIRD; via the coding sequence ATGAAACTTCCAGACTTTTTGATCATCGGAGCGATGAAGGCGGGTACGACAACCCTGTATCGCGATCTCTATGAACATCCAAGTGTTTTTCTTCCGGAATCCAAGGAACCGGACGACTTGGCTAGCGACGATGTGCTCTCCGAGGCAGGACTCGCGAATTATGCCCGATTGTTTAGTAGTGCCAAGGCCGATCAAATCTGTGGAGAAGCGTCAACCTCGTACACGAAACGGCCCCGTTACGAGGGGGCGGCCGAGCGGGCCGTTCGATGCCTCGGTCCCGACGTCAAATTGATTTACATCGTGCGTGATCCTATTCGACGGATCCTCTCTCAATACCATCACGAATTTCAGCAGGAAAAGGCCGGTGCCGATATTGATCAGGAGTTGTCGATCGATAGTCGCTTTGTGTGGTTTTCTCGCTATTTTCATCAAATCTCACCATGGGTAGAGCAGTTTGGTAGGAATTCAATTCTCGTTGTTCAGTTTGAGCACTATGTTGCCAATCGCGTTGAAACTCTCGATCAGATTACAGACTTTCTGGTGGTGCCGCGGTATACTTGGCCAGACTCAAAGGGGGCTGCATTCAACGCCAGTTCAGGAAAGCCAATGATTCGCAATCCGTTGCTCAAGCGTTTTCGAGACAGCGATGTGTATCAGCGACGGATCAAGATGTTCTTTCCTTGGCATCTCCGCCGAAGTTTGTCACAAAAGCTATTTCGGCCTTCGCGGGTCCAGGTACCGGAGCCACGCGAGGGCACCTTGGACCGAATTCGAAGCGTAATATCAGACGACCAACAGAAGTTCAATGAGCTCGGGTTAAAGCATCTAGGGTTGATTCGTGATTGA
- a CDS encoding oligosaccharide repeat unit polymerase produces the protein MIDARELLAPNNIYKFVAVVTLPLAVGLAVCGWLLMDNRFHLVAIGVFAPCVFCGLLGVIHKQMHWAEPVHLILLYMIVGTTGASVFLSFGEGARREFLLSGEVLSFFIRGAIWVLLGVVAFVIAYLATRMRAPVVRLVGYGKGSYRPASMFILALCLATASLLATVKFVQMTGGISVDQLSQKRWQEVQGESGTVYGGGGYYRALAGLPVPLLLLHVASLLHTRRRPSLVDISVLVLLFGSAIAMPFLSNSRSGVVFIVLEVAVVVVIVRGLNPRVIMPCALVMLFLFGVMSYYRSLRNNRIERGDSNPIMSLASSGNGLSVVGTSIITGRVPEQMEYKWGFSYLTWVTTPIPRSYWPEKPNVGLGREIKAKLVASDAREQSGRPPGFLGEGYINFGPIGLVFAAVGFGFLARMLWNSFQSEFSTNPLAVAMYVVLMPPLCQFVNSGFSEMVVRLLTEGASLWIVTFPLFLSRSR, from the coding sequence GTGATTGACGCAAGGGAGCTGCTAGCTCCCAATAACATCTACAAGTTCGTTGCGGTAGTAACGCTGCCGCTTGCGGTTGGCTTGGCTGTGTGTGGTTGGCTGTTGATGGACAACCGGTTTCATCTGGTCGCAATTGGTGTTTTTGCGCCGTGTGTCTTCTGCGGTCTGCTTGGCGTCATCCACAAACAGATGCACTGGGCAGAACCGGTCCATTTGATCTTGTTGTACATGATCGTTGGGACGACGGGGGCTTCTGTTTTTCTTAGTTTCGGCGAAGGAGCACGGCGGGAATTTTTGCTGTCTGGTGAAGTCCTCTCGTTTTTCATTCGGGGGGCGATTTGGGTTCTTTTAGGAGTGGTTGCTTTCGTGATCGCTTATCTTGCCACCCGAATGCGGGCTCCTGTTGTTAGGTTGGTGGGGTATGGGAAGGGAAGTTATCGCCCTGCATCCATGTTCATTCTAGCATTGTGTTTGGCCACGGCCAGTTTGTTAGCAACTGTGAAGTTTGTTCAGATGACTGGTGGGATTTCAGTCGACCAGCTTTCCCAGAAACGGTGGCAGGAAGTTCAGGGTGAATCAGGTACCGTGTATGGAGGCGGGGGCTACTACCGCGCACTTGCCGGCCTTCCCGTGCCCTTGCTTTTGCTGCACGTTGCATCTTTGCTGCATACCCGTCGAAGACCGAGTCTGGTTGACATTAGTGTGTTGGTGCTGCTCTTTGGCTCGGCGATCGCTATGCCGTTTCTGAGTAATTCACGCAGTGGCGTCGTGTTCATTGTGTTGGAAGTGGCGGTCGTCGTGGTAATTGTGAGAGGCCTGAATCCTCGTGTAATTATGCCGTGTGCGCTCGTGATGCTCTTTTTGTTTGGTGTCATGAGTTACTACCGTTCATTGAGAAACAATCGGATCGAACGTGGTGATTCAAATCCAATCATGTCTTTAGCGTCATCTGGAAACGGACTGTCCGTTGTGGGCACATCGATCATCACCGGGAGAGTGCCCGAACAAATGGAATACAAGTGGGGCTTTTCCTACCTGACTTGGGTTACCACGCCGATACCACGAAGCTATTGGCCAGAGAAGCCAAACGTTGGGTTGGGGCGTGAAATCAAAGCGAAGTTGGTTGCGAGCGACGCCAGAGAACAGTCCGGCAGGCCTCCAGGCTTTCTCGGAGAAGGGTATATTAATTTTGGGCCGATTGGGTTGGTTTTTGCCGCGGTAGGGTTCGGTTTTTTGGCTCGGATGTTGTGGAATTCATTCCAGAGCGAATTTTCAACCAACCCGCTTGCTGTCGCTATGTATGTCGTGCTGATGCCGCCACTTTGTCAGTTTGTCAATAGTGGTTTCTCGGAAATGGTAGTGCGACTGTTGACGGAAGGAGCCTCTCTTTGGATCGTTACTTTTCCATTGTTCCTAAGTCGAAGTCGGTGA